The Macaca nemestrina isolate mMacNem1 chromosome 1, mMacNem.hap1, whole genome shotgun sequence genome contains the following window.
CCAAGATTTGCTGTGGTGAGTTTTCCAAATGTTAACGACCTGGAAAAACTCAAATGTCTGTAAGACATACCTCTTCTGAGTCTTGTGATTTGGTGGTTTCTTCATCCAAAACATATCGTCCTCTATAAAACTCCCTGATCCTCAGATTtaacttttcagtttcttttttcaaattctcGTAACTCGGCAGTGGTTTAATGGCTGTATCTGAGCCCCTAAAAGGTAAAGACTCATCCAAGCTGTTCTGAGATTCCCTCCAGGCAGGGGAATGACTATCTGGATCTGAGATTATGTCATCTTCATCAAGTTCTTCTTTAACCAGACAGGCTTCAGGTTTCAGACACACAGAAGCATAATTCTGGCCATACAAAAACCTCAAAGTTTCTTCTGTCTTCCACTCAATCAAAGTCTCCTTCAAAACTTTAAGTAAGTTCCTCTTTCCAACTTCAGGACACACCTGCACTGAACTAGAGACTGACCTAGACACTTGGTTTGATTTGgcaaattttctcttaaaatgctCTGCACTTTTCTTACTTATGCCTACCAAAGTTATTTCCGACCTACTGTATTCACTTTCAGAATTTTCTGAAGCTTTTAATCTTTGAGGCAAAGTGCTATTTGAAGAACTCTGAGTATTTACTTTCTGTAAAGGAAGTTCACATGTAGCATCTTTGTCCTGACTATCTAATTTGCAATTGCCTAACTGCTCAGTGACATCTACTACTGTCTGTTCTTTGTCTTTGTGTTTGGAGTCAGCTTTGTGACcagctttctttttcattatgCTTTTTTGGTGCAGCTGTGGTCTAATACTTGTTGAATTTGGTCTGTTTCCTGGTAGAATAGAGGAAACAAAGTCTTGCTCATTATCACTGCTACTACCACTGTGAGTGCTAGAAGAACAAGATTCATATTGCTTTTCAAAGTGGCTAGGATTGTCGATATCTGATGTTTTAATGGCTTTACTGCGTAACTGTACTTCTTCTCCAGAATGGCCACTgtagaatgaaagagaaataaaataactaaataacaaATAGCAATAAAACCCGAAACAATAGGAAAGTACCTCATAGTGTTTATACATTGTAACTTTCAAGGTAGAAATTTTTATTCCCTAGGCAAAACCTTATATCTAGGTTCTGATATATTAGTTTCAGAAGAAGCCTATAATTTCAGTACacctattaataatatattttttgatacagttcttctgtcttcttccttcatctttttcctccaattattttaaaattgttacagGAGTACagcaaaacttttttaaaaacttgataatGCTGTCCCACTGCACTATTTGGATTTGCCTGTTGTtgcaaacatatgtatatataaatatatataaagtacctatataaatataaagtgtatataatatataaatatataaaatataaagtatatatttatatttacatatgtaacatacacttatatattacataatgtatactatatataatatataaaatagatatgtagtttaaaaaatatataatatgaaaaataatataaaaataaatatatatttttaagatagagtctcactgtgttgcccaggctggattgcaatggtgtaaagtaagctcactgcaacctctgcctcctgggttcaagcaattctcccacctcagcctcccgagtagctgggattacaggtgggcaccaccaagcctggctaatttttgtatttttttagtagagatggcattttgccatgttggccaggctggtcacaaactcttggcctcaagtgatttgcccaccttggcctcccaaagtgctgggattacaggcatgagccaccatgcccggctgacctttttattttttatttttgtattttattttatttttatttatttgagatggagtcttgctctgtcacccaggctggagcacagtggcaagatcttggttcactgcaacctccgcttcctgggttcaagtgattctcctgcctcagcctcccaagtagctgggattacagatgcacactaccatgcccctctgatttttgtattttagtagagatgaggtttcatcatgttggccaggctggtctcaaactcctgacctcaagtgatccacctgccttggcctcccaaagtgctgagattactggctgaccttttttaaaaaagtttttcttttgaaaattttggctaagtgtggtgactcatatctgtaatcccagcacttcgggaggccaaggcaggtgggtcacctgaggtcaggagttcgagaccagcctggccaacatagtgaaaccctgtctctactaaaaatacaaaaattagccagcagcagtggtgcatgcctgcagttccagttactcaggaggctgaggcaggagaattgcttgaacccaggtggcggaggttgcagtgagccgagatggcgccactgtactccagcctgggtgatttagagtgagactctgtctcgaaaaaaaaaaaaagaaagaaaatgtcattatcggtttcttaaataaaaaaaaattacaggaattGTGTTTaggtttgaaaagataaaatgataaaaataaatgggtaAACATTTTCTAATTCTGGTTGACTGTTGTACAGAAAATTCTACAGAATGAAAATCACAGGAAAGGCATAGCAGAACAAGTTAGCAAATCAACATTTTtcaataaaagatatttaaattttaaaatccagagTTACAACAGCATGCTAACAATAAAAGACAAAAGTTGTCCCTGACAATGTTCTTCAATTTTCAGATTAGATTTGAATAAGATAAAGAATTATGAAAGAGAGAAGGCAAGAGTAGCTTTGCCAATACAAACTTGAAACAAAGAAGGACGCTCTCAAGCACAGACACATATCAAAACTTTAAAAGATCAGGATGAAAAAGACTCTGGGTCAAGAAGTAAGCTGTgggaaaatgtaaaggaaaaaatatatatatacataaaagttGAAAGCAAGGTCATAGAtgggaatgaagaaaaaagacGAAAAGTTAGTTTAGTCTTAGATACCATCTTTTAGGTAGAATCTAGCCAATATAGCCATGGGGCTGTCTCTTGCATCAGAAGTAAAAATAGGTGTAAGCTCAAAAAATTAGAACAATTTAACTTTCAGGTATTTCATACTTTCTCTTGGAGTTTTAAGGcaattatatgtttttatactACTCTGAAGCTATAAAGAATAtacatcaacaaataaatatctCTTATTTGTGCTCAATGCCCTGGTGACTAAGGTAGTGACTATTAACCAGGAACATTTATTCTGAGAGTTAAGGGATGTGTTTTGAGAGATGGCCATACCAGGCAAACAATACCATGAGGAAAGTTTAGAAAGAAAATCACAACTTGGAATTTATATTAATGCTTTAGATGTTCTTTCAAATAATTAAGTAACTGGTAAATTATTGGTTTTGAAATCCTATAGGACTATAAAAACCTTTCAACAAATGTAATAGGCACAATCTAGTTGACAAAGAAGCACGGTATCTGAGATGGAGGCTGTGTTTATGTCCTATTTCAACAGGTTAAATTAGATTTCCTCGGGAGGAACAGCTGTACAATAAATCATACAGATCAAACACATCATCTTACCATcacaaaagaaaaagctgaacagGTCAAATATTTCTTTGTGTGGGCTAGAATGGGACATTTACATAATGCATCAGCACAGGAAGTCCAAGAGCTCCTATCACCTGGTTCACTCCTAATGTTTctattaacataaatatataaatggtaAATGATACTGATTCAACCATACCTCTGTTCTTCCTTTAGCAGTTGAAAATCGGGATGCCTGTAacaagaacacagaaataaaaattaggctgggtgcggtggctcatgcctgtaaccccagtgctttgggaggctgggcaggcagatcacgaggtcaggagatcgagaccatcctggccaacatgatgaaaccccatctctactaaaaatacaaaaattagctggacatggtggtgtgcgcctgtagtcccagctactcaggaggccgaggcagaagaatcgcttgaaccggggaggcagaggttgcagtgagccaagattgtgccactgcactccagcctggcgacagagcgagactcccatcttaaaaaaaaaaaaaaaaaaaattaaaggacaaAGTACTCTCAAACTCATCAACAAGAAATCTGGATTAGTCTCTCTCTTACTCAAACTTTACTCACTTTTCAGGGTTAAGTTCAAATTCCACTAGCCCA
Protein-coding sequences here:
- the LOC105485389 gene encoding putative RNA polymerase II subunit B1 CTD phosphatase RPAP2 isoform X2, which produces MADCTGPGSAGRKAGAPRRSRKATGTKQTTTLKQEDASKRKAELEAAVRKKIEFERKALHIVEQLLEENITEEFLMECGKFITPAHYSDVVDERSIVKLCGYPLCQKKLGIVPKQKYKISTKTNKVYDITERKSFCSNFCYQASKFFEAQIPKTPVWVREEERHPDFQLLKEEQSGHSGEEVQLRSKAIKTSDIDNPSHFEKQYESCSSSTHSGSSSDNEQDFVSSILPGNRPNSTSIRPQLHQKSIMKKKAGHKADSKHKDKEQTVVDVTEQLGNCKLDSQDKDATCELPLQKVNTQSSSNSTLPQRLKASENSESEYSRSEITLVGISKKSAEHFKRKFAKSNQVSRSVSSSVQVCPEVGKRNLLKVLKETLIEWKTEETLRFLYGQNYASVCLKPEACLVKEELDEDDIISDPDSHSPAWRESQNSLDESLPFRGSDTAIKPLPSYENLKKETEKLNLRIREFYRGRYVLDEETTKSQDSEEHDSTFPLIDSSSQNQIRKRIVLEKLSKVLPGLLCPLQITLGDIYTQLKNLVRTFRLTNRNIIHKPAEWTLIAMVLLSLIQTGDFQNYG
- the LOC105485389 gene encoding putative RNA polymerase II subunit B1 CTD phosphatase RPAP2 isoform X1, with the translated sequence MADCTGPGSAGRKAGAPRRSRKATGTKQTTTLKQEDASKRKAELEAAVRKKIEFERKALHIVEQLLEENITEEFLMECGKFITPAHYSDVVDERSIVKLCGYPLCQKKLGIVPKQKYKISTKTNKVYDITERKSFCSNFCYQASKFFEAQIPKTPVWVREEERHPDFQLLKEEQSGHSGEEVQLRSKAIKTSDIDNPSHFEKQYESCSSSTHSGSSSDNEQDFVSSILPGNRPNSTSIRPQLHQKSIMKKKAGHKADSKHKDKEQTVVDVTEQLGNCKLDSQDKDATCELPLQKVNTQSSSNSTLPQRLKASENSESEYSRSEITLVGISKKSAEHFKRKFAKSNQVSRSVSSSVQVCPEVGKRNLLKVLKETLIEWKTEETLRFLYGQNYASVCLKPEACLVKEELDEDDIISDPDSHSPAWRESQNSLDESLPFRGSDTAIKPLPSYENLKKETEKLNLRIREFYRGRYVLDEETTKSQDSEEHDSTFPLIDSSSQNQIRKRIVLEKLSKVLPGLLCPLQITLGDIYTQLKNLVRTFRLTNRNIIHKPAEWTLIAMVLLSLLTPILGIQKHSQEGMVFTRFLDTLLEELHLKNEDLESLTIIFRTSCLPE
- the LOC105485389 gene encoding putative RNA polymerase II subunit B1 CTD phosphatase RPAP2 isoform X3 — its product is MSWMNVLLSNSVVILYVRRSWELYQNRNIKFLPRPIKSMILLKERHPDFQLLKEEQSGHSGEEVQLRSKAIKTSDIDNPSHFEKQYESCSSSTHSGSSSDNEQDFVSSILPGNRPNSTSIRPQLHQKSIMKKKAGHKADSKHKDKEQTVVDVTEQLGNCKLDSQDKDATCELPLQKVNTQSSSNSTLPQRLKASENSESEYSRSEITLVGISKKSAEHFKRKFAKSNQVSRSVSSSVQVCPEVGKRNLLKVLKETLIEWKTEETLRFLYGQNYASVCLKPEACLVKEELDEDDIISDPDSHSPAWRESQNSLDESLPFRGSDTAIKPLPSYENLKKETEKLNLRIREFYRGRYVLDEETTKSQDSEEHDSTFPLIDSSSQNQIRKRIVLEKLSKVLPGLLCPLQITLGDIYTQLKNLVRTFRLTNRNIIHKPAEWTLIAMVLLSLLTPILGIQKHSQEGMVFTRFLDTLLEELHLKNEDLESLTIIFRTSCLPE